The segment TCAACATATTGTTCAATGTTTCATCACTGAACAGTTCTGCTGCTTCTTCAAACTGCATCCCGACCTTTGAAGCCAGTTCTTCTTTTTTGCTCACCATTGATTTGTTCATTTAATTTGGTTTTAAATTAATAAAAAAACTCACTGAAATTTGTTTGTTGTTTCCCGGCTTTGATCGAATTGAATAAACGTACTGATATCCCGTGTAAAGATTTGCCGGTAATAATTTTTCAAATCAGATACCAATTGCCGGTTTTCGTACAGCATCATCATAGCTTTATCGCAAACATCCGGGTTACTACGGTGTAATTCGCTGAATATTTTAGTTTTATTTGCTATTGGAAATACTGTTTCGGCAATCAAAAGTTTATTATAGATAAAATCCTGAGTGATGATCTCATAAGGAGCTTTTTGTCTGAAAATGTGCCCTACCTTGATATCTTTCATTAATAAACAAACTCCACCTTCGAGCCACGTTTTCAGGCTCAGGTAAGCCTCATCGCAGCCATAGGTGCGCAATCCGTTTAACCCTTTCAGATATTGCCAGTAGCGCTTACTCATTGCATAGCAGGCTCCAATAAGGCAGGATATTGGAATTAATGATTCATCCGGAATAGCATCCATGTATCTCCATTGTATGTCTAATATGCTGTTACCGGAATTATCATCCATATTGATACAGGCTCCCATAGATTTAGGACTATCTATTATTTTAAATTGTCCATCCAAAGGGAAACACCTGAGACAATACGCAGCACGGTCATTGTTGTCAAGGACTTTAGTTACCTCGTTCCACCAGTGATTATAATAAAACCTCATATGTCCGTCAAACAGGATAAAATAAGGTGTTTCGCATAATTCAACTCCAATATCCCGTGAACGCGCTACTCCTTGACGTATTGCATTATAATAGTATCTGGCGCCGTATTGTATGGCTACGGCTTTGTAATCAGTGTCATCTTCCGAACAGTCGTTGATCAGTATTATATCTACGCATTCGCCTGCGGTTTCGCGTATGCTGGCAAGCGTTCTTTCTATTTCGCTTCCTTCGTTCAAAAAAGGGATGATAGCTGTTAACTTGTTCATGACGTTACATTTTTGAGGGCGATACATCCTTTTAAGCGAAGACCCCGTATAAACTCATACATAAAATCGAAATATACATTCTTAGAAAAAAATGACTGTTCATTGAATTCCTCTAATTTTTTCAAAAACCCGTCCAATTCCGCTTTTTCTTCACAATCTACAACAATACAGGATAACAGATAGTTCAGCATCTCGTATTGAATTACAGTGGCATTTGATTGTTGCAATGCATAATATTTTGAAGTTGCCTGCACGGACGAACGCCTGTAACGAAGAAGAACTTGAGGCAGATTATGCAGTCGTAGCCCTGCTTGAGCCATTTCAGCCCACATTTTAAAATCATCGGCAAAAATATATTCCCGCCTGTAACGGATGTTGTGTTCCATCAACACATCCCGCCGTATCATAACGCTTGGATTAGCAATGGGATTGTGTTTTATCATCAGATTTACAATATCATCATGTTCGCTTTCACAGATTATGTCTCCGCGTTGCGAACCGAACATCCGTATTGCCGAACCGCAAGCCGCCGTTTCCGGGTGTTGCTCCATATATTCATATTGAACCTTCAACCGTTCGGGCATCATAACATCATCATGATCCATCCTTGCAATGTATTTTCCCCGTGCTGTTTCTAAACCACAATTCAAAGTTGAAATGAAATCATGCGGACATAAGATATATTGTATACGGTCGTCACTATATGATTGTATAATTTCCGCACTCCCATCGGTTGAACCATCATCAAGCGCCAACAGTTCAAAATCGGTGAATGTTTGGTGCAAAATGCTGTCCATCGTTTCCCTCAGGAAAGCACTGGCATTATATACAGGCATTAAAATAGTAATTGCAGGCATATGACAAATATTAGCTTGATGATTTTCGATAAATATCTAATAATTAGCGTGATGTAAATACATGTTTTGGTTTTATATCGTTGAAAATAAGCATAGTATAATATAATGTGCTTATGAAATATTAAAGCACATTTGAAACAAAGATATAAAAAAATATTTAAAACAAACAAATATTGATATTTTTTTGTTCTTCAAAGCCAACCCTGCTATCTGTTTAACAATAGGGCAAACGCATGAAATCTGTAGTTTTGGAGTATGGAATCTATCAAGAGTTATTTCGAGTCAGTGACAGACTTTCGTATAGAGAAGAAGTGTCACCATAAGTTGTGCGATATGCTGATAATAGGACTTTTGACCTATTTGAGCCATGGGAAAGATTATGAAGATATGGTCTTATTTGGTAACACGCATGAAGAATTTTTGAAAGAATTTTTAGAATTGAAAAATGGAATACCTTCTCATGACACCTTTAATAGAGTGTTTTCGGTATTGGAACCTTCTGTACTTGGGGGCTGTTTAGAATCTCACGGACGAGAGGTATTGGATATTTTGTCGGAAAAGCAAATCTGTTTTGACGGGAAAAAAGTCAAAGGCGCCAATCCCAAAACATGGGGCAATGCAGGTTTCTATATTATCAATGTATGGGTTTCAGAAAACAACTTATGTATAGGTCAGAAAAAAGTAGAAGATAAGAGTAATGAAATTACAACCAGTCCTGCCCTATTGTAAGAAATTGACATTGAAAATGCTGTTGTGAGTATTGATGCTATAGGCTGTCAACGCTAAATAGCCGAAATCATCATAGATAAGAAAGGGCATTATCTGCTTGCGTAAAAAGGTAATCAGGAGGAACTTTTCACAGATGTAGAAAGTAGATTTAAGACATGCCGTGCAGATAACATTTCGGAAGAATGGAAGTACGACCACGGTCGTTACGAAACCCGCAAATGCAGTATATTAAAAGCAGAGCTTGTTTTATTGGAAGAGAACCTGAGTCAATGGAAAGGGTTGAAAACATTGGTAAAGATAGAAGCAACACGACAGATTAAAGAAACACAAAGCAAGGAAACCCGTTATTATATCAGTGATGAAGAAAATCTAAGCGCTGGTTATTTTAATGCATTAGTCAGGGGGCATTAGGGAATAGAAAATCACTTGCATTGGCATCTGGATGTAACTTTTAGAGAGGATGCCTGTAGAGCAAGAAAAGGATATGCTGTTGAAAATCTTTCTTTATTAAGAAAACTGGCTTTGCAAATCATCAGAGAGGATGATAGTAAGTTGAGCCTTAAGAAACGAAGATTAAAAGCAGCTTATGACTTAAATTATCTCATAAAATTGATTACTTAATTTCATACGTTTGCCCTATTTAACGAATGCGGCATATGTATCAGTTTTGTGTTGATTGGAAGAGAATTTCACCAGTCGAACCGGATCACTAGTAAATTTTGTAAGCAGGGAACCCAAATAGACTGTGATAAAGTGGTCGGTTCCTGTTTTTCCAAAATTTTTGGTTTTATTTCGTGGGCCGAACTGGGTGCAGTATGGTTTATTACTTCCCCTATGTGGGTGAGCCTGTCAACATGGTTGGATATATGGGTTTCTCCGTTATGGTATTTTGTATTGGTCGCTTTGCTCTTTACTTTATGGTCACTATCAATACAAGCATTTGTGATACAAAGGCCCGATTGCCGGTTCAGGGAAGGTGAAAGAAGGACAATCGGCAAATATCCGCTTCCTGAATTTTCCGGATCAGGAGTACGCAATAGTCAAGGGAATGGTTCATCATATTTCCATAGTGCCATCCGGCGACAGTTATATTGTGGAAATTAGTTTTCCAGACGGATTGATGACTTCTTACGGGAAGGAATTGCCGTTTACCCAGGAAATGCAGGCGACTGCAGAAATCATTACCGATGATCTCCGTCAGTTGGAAAGATTATTTATGCCTGTAAAGAAAATATTTAGCGGTCAACAATAGAAAATTCGTTATTTTGCGAATAAAACCTGGTTCTTCTTTTTAAATTTAATATGTTTCAGTACTTTTTGAATAAATAATTCCTGCTAATTATTATCTTCGCAACGTTATTGTGAAAATTTGTCCGGTAAATGAGTGATATTGAAAATTCTTTAAAATGTATTCATCATGAAAAAAACTGATCTCTTTGTTATTTTAATTGTCGTTTTGGTGTTGGCTCCTTTCTTTATTTTTGACAGTGTTTATCAGGGATACAACAATTTCAATGCGGCTTATCCCCTGGTCATGGCTTTTATAAAATTTGCTGTCTTGGCCACTTTCGGAGAGATGCTCGGGTTAAGGATCAAGACCGGTAAATATACGGCACCCGGATACGGATTATTGCCCCGTTGTATTGTATGGGGACTTTTGGGGATGTGGATTGCCCTTGCGATGGGTGTTTTCAGCAAAGGAATTCCCGGATATCTGGATCGGTTTTCATTGTTTAATGGTGTTGCAGAGTCTATGGCCATGGGATTTTCAGGGATGAAATTATGTGGTGCGTTTTTTATCAGTGTCATGATGAATACTTCTTTTGCTCCTGTTTTTATGACTTTACATAAAGTTACCGATACCCATATCCTGAATCATGGAGGAAAAGTAGGTGCATTGCTGAAACCCATTCCTGTCGGTAAAATACTATCCGGTCTTAACTGGGAAGTACAATGGGGATTTGTTTTTAAGAAAACGATTCCTTTCTTCTGGATACCTGCACATACCCTTACGTTTATTTTACCACAACATATGCAGGTCCTTTTTGCAGCTTTTTGCAGTATCATTCTGGGATTGATCCTTTCCATTGCTGCCAGGAAAAAATAAAAATATATATATCAAAAATACGTTCAATACATGTCAGATACTCCGATCCCACGTCATATCGTTGACCAGGCCAAAAAAGAAAGCGGTCTGGCAGATATCGGCAGGGCCTCTATCCGTGAAGTCGTCCGGTTGGTTAGTAATATTGAAAAATCGAGCGGACAACAATTTATAAAAATGGAGATGGGGGTTCCCGGTCTTCCTCCTGCATCCGTAGGGATAGAAGCCCAGATTGAAGCATTACGCAAAGGTGTTGCAGCCATTTACCCCTCTATAGAAGGCGTTGGGGAACTAAAGAAGGAAGCTTCCCGCTATGCCCGGTTGTTTCTGGATCTGGATATTGATCCTTCCGGATGCATACCAACCGTAGGGTCGATGCAGGCCAGCCTTACGGCTTTTATGGTCAACAGCCGCTGTCATACCGGTAAAGAGTATACCTTGTTTATCGATCCTGGTTT is part of the Bacteroidales bacterium genome and harbors:
- a CDS encoding vitamin K epoxide reductase family protein — encoded protein: MSFVLIGREFHQSNRITSKFCKQGTQIDCDKVVGSCFSKIFGFISWAELGAVWFITSPMWVSLSTWLDIWVSPLWYFVLVALLFTLWSLSIQAFVIQRPDCRFREGERRTIGKYPLPEFSGSGVRNSQGNGSSYFHSAIRRQLYCGN
- a CDS encoding ISAs1 family transposase, with the translated sequence MESIKSYFESVTDFRIEKKCHHKLCDMLIIGLLTYLSHGKDYEDMVLFGNTHEEFLKEFLELKNGIPSHDTFNRVFSVLEPSVLGGCLESHGREVLDILSEKQICFDGKKVKGANPKTWGNAGFYIINVWVSENNLCIGQKKVEDKSNEITTSPALL
- a CDS encoding glycosyltransferase, which encodes MNKLTAIIPFLNEGSEIERTLASIRETAGECVDIILINDCSEDDTDYKAVAIQYGARYYYNAIRQGVARSRDIGVELCETPYFILFDGHMRFYYNHWWNEVTKVLDNNDRAAYCLRCFPLDGQFKIIDSPKSMGACINMDDNSGNSILDIQWRYMDAIPDESLIPISCLIGACYAMSKRYWQYLKGLNGLRTYGCDEAYLSLKTWLEGGVCLLMKDIKVGHIFRQKAPYEIITQDFIYNKLLIAETVFPIANKTKIFSELHRSNPDVCDKAMMMLYENRQLVSDLKNYYRQIFTRDISTFIQFDQSRETTNKFQ
- a CDS encoding glycosyltransferase, which gives rise to MPAITILMPVYNASAFLRETMDSILHQTFTDFELLALDDGSTDGSAEIIQSYSDDRIQYILCPHDFISTLNCGLETARGKYIARMDHDDVMMPERLKVQYEYMEQHPETAACGSAIRMFGSQRGDIICESEHDDIVNLMIKHNPIANPSVMIRRDVLMEHNIRYRREYIFADDFKMWAEMAQAGLRLHNLPQVLLRYRRSSVQATSKYYALQQSNATVIQYEMLNYLLSCIVVDCEEKAELDGFLKKLEEFNEQSFFSKNVYFDFMYEFIRGLRLKGCIALKNVTS